One Sediminibacillus dalangtanensis genomic region harbors:
- a CDS encoding TlpA family protein disulfide reductase, with protein sequence MIKKATAAILLLTLIVIFIYNVTDNGTEKEMQQMANNQASANNLKAGQAAPDLSLKSLEDKQINLSDFKGKKVLLNFWATWCGPCKEEIPALEQLKQGHGEEVEILAVNATATEIEGIEKVKSFKEQANVTFRILLDKDSKAVDSYRVLNIPTSYFIGSDGNIKQTVTGPMSYEFMENTLKSFD encoded by the coding sequence ATGATTAAAAAAGCGACTGCTGCAATTTTGTTACTAACCTTGATTGTCATTTTTATCTATAATGTGACTGATAATGGAACGGAGAAAGAAATGCAGCAGATGGCCAATAACCAAGCATCTGCGAACAATTTGAAAGCAGGACAGGCTGCTCCTGATTTATCGTTGAAATCGCTTGAAGATAAACAAATAAATTTGTCCGATTTTAAAGGAAAAAAAGTATTGTTGAATTTTTGGGCAACCTGGTGCGGACCGTGCAAAGAAGAAATCCCCGCTTTAGAACAGCTGAAGCAGGGACATGGTGAAGAAGTGGAAATATTGGCAGTCAACGCCACAGCGACAGAAATCGAAGGAATCGAAAAAGTTAAATCGTTTAAAGAGCAGGCAAATGTTACTTTCCGCATTCTTTTGGATAAGGATTCGAAAGCAGTAGATAGTTACCGTGTCTTGAATATCCCGACATCCTATTTCATTGGCAGCGATGGAAACATCAAGCAGACAGTGACGGGCCCGATGTCCTACGAATTTATGGAAAACACACTAAAATCTTTCGATTAG
- a CDS encoding FbpB family small basic protein, with amino-acid sequence MESEEGLTISLRKRKSLEDLIKENREAILNDSRLLNHIEDRLDSRRNVISSKQDD; translated from the coding sequence ATGGAATCAGAGGAGGGATTGACCATTTCTTTAAGAAAACGTAAATCACTTGAAGATCTAATAAAGGAAAACAGGGAAGCCATTTTAAACGACAGTAGATTGCTGAATCATATTGAAGACAGGCTCGATAGTCGAAGGAATGTCATTTCGTCAAAACAGGATGACTGA
- a CDS encoding acid-soluble spore protein N, which translates to MGNPKKDSKHFRPRHLGTQPLEAGGNKGKQMQVKSDQKPQVIQTKGE; encoded by the coding sequence GTGGGTAATCCTAAAAAGGACAGCAAACATTTCCGGCCCAGACATCTAGGAACGCAGCCGTTGGAGGCTGGGGGAAATAAGGGAAAACAAATGCAGGTAAAAAGTGACCAAAAGCCTCAAGTGATTCAAACCAAAGGTGAATAG
- the tlp gene encoding small acid-soluble spore protein Tlp, with the protein MDKHRPQPNPDDRSDNVEKLQDMVQNTIANLEAAHETMKFASGEEKEQIKAKNARREESIRGFRDEIKDEYHDRQQH; encoded by the coding sequence ATGGATAAACATCGACCACAGCCGAATCCTGATGATCGCTCTGACAATGTGGAAAAGTTACAGGATATGGTTCAAAATACAATTGCCAATCTGGAAGCTGCTCATGAAACGATGAAGTTCGCATCTGGAGAGGAAAAGGAACAAATCAAAGCTAAGAACGCTCGCAGAGAAGAATCTATCCGCGGCTTTCGTGACGAAATAAAAGACGAATATCATGACAGACAGCAACATTAA
- a CDS encoding AAA family ATPase, whose amino-acid sequence MAFTDRDNTTISGHLEQWTTINQHPPFSEVEALRLINDWQNGTIELSEFYRAVVYMIIAFHRLKRNQENDHIVDLLLKETGELSEKPVVLQELKSIKAYLNFYSELEKLPIAEWAIRETDFDPAKLKKIRELAEEIDEFLNKTSLVQAEFTDNPLSQVGSQIIDRLSRLLDMLKETGDAIENKKTGLAVQQLNQQVKEIVKWRTELATLFPEAFKKNNQEDPLKTLDELIGMKEIKQYIHQYYHYLKYQKERKELGFQMVDEPGLHMIISGNPGTGKTTIARLLAAIYHELGLLETNQVTEVNRAHLVGSYVGQSEENTVNYVRQSVGGILFIDEAYSLKREGQSGSDYGQAVIDTLVSSMTSKEYADRFAVILAGYPEEMRQFLWANPGLRSRFPEPNHITLPDFKNDELLQIAEKTALSNDYFFTEKALRKFEGLIEKSRVDETFGNARTVRDLVLRAIFRKGAYKQRAAGENWLDHMRIETEDLEDLNDESEDQQPMQRLDNLIGLENVKEEVKKLSSFVRIQQQRKQQGLPTVPIQLHAIFSGNPGTGKTTVANIYSRILNECGLLKRGHLVVASRSDLVAGFVGQTAIKTKQKVREALGGVLFIDEAYSLYRGDKDFGKEAIDTLVDEMTKHNENLVVILAGYSREMEQFISSNPGLESRFKKYFYFPDYQPEDLMKITKSHLEEYHYHLEEEADHYLNEQYQEHEIDGNARFAVNLVDEAVQFQALRIIEEQQDTAEVNQLLTKEDFAQAWSTIRGKRP is encoded by the coding sequence GTGGCATTTACTGATAGAGATAACACAACAATTAGCGGACATCTTGAGCAATGGACGACGATAAACCAACATCCCCCTTTTAGCGAGGTAGAGGCACTGCGACTTATTAACGACTGGCAAAACGGAACAATAGAGCTTTCAGAATTTTATAGAGCAGTTGTTTACATGATCATTGCCTTTCATCGGTTAAAACGAAATCAAGAAAATGACCACATTGTTGATCTCCTTTTGAAAGAAACAGGTGAATTGAGTGAAAAGCCTGTGGTATTGCAAGAATTAAAAAGTATCAAAGCATATTTAAATTTTTATTCCGAACTGGAAAAGCTCCCGATAGCCGAATGGGCTATCAGGGAAACCGATTTTGATCCTGCTAAGTTAAAAAAAATACGTGAACTGGCAGAGGAAATTGATGAATTTTTGAATAAAACCAGCTTGGTTCAAGCAGAATTCACTGACAACCCTCTTTCACAAGTGGGCTCTCAAATCATTGATCGATTATCACGTTTACTGGATATGCTAAAAGAGACTGGAGATGCGATTGAAAATAAAAAAACCGGGCTCGCGGTTCAACAATTGAACCAGCAAGTAAAAGAAATCGTAAAATGGAGAACGGAACTGGCCACTCTGTTTCCTGAGGCTTTCAAAAAAAATAATCAGGAAGACCCTCTGAAAACGCTTGATGAATTAATTGGAATGAAGGAAATCAAGCAATATATTCATCAGTATTATCATTATTTAAAATACCAAAAAGAACGAAAAGAGCTTGGCTTCCAAATGGTTGATGAGCCGGGACTCCATATGATTATAAGTGGTAATCCTGGAACAGGTAAAACAACCATTGCCAGACTGTTGGCAGCTATTTATCATGAACTTGGACTATTGGAAACAAACCAGGTCACCGAAGTAAATCGAGCGCACTTAGTCGGTTCCTACGTCGGACAGAGCGAGGAAAATACTGTCAACTATGTAAGGCAATCAGTGGGCGGGATATTATTTATCGATGAAGCATACAGCTTGAAACGGGAAGGTCAAAGCGGCAGTGACTATGGACAAGCTGTTATTGATACGTTGGTATCCAGTATGACCAGCAAGGAATATGCAGACCGGTTTGCGGTTATTCTGGCAGGTTATCCTGAAGAAATGCGACAGTTTCTTTGGGCAAATCCTGGTTTACGCAGTCGTTTTCCTGAGCCGAATCATATTACACTTCCCGACTTTAAAAATGACGAGTTACTACAAATTGCTGAAAAAACAGCATTAAGCAATGATTACTTTTTTACAGAAAAAGCGTTGCGTAAATTTGAAGGATTAATAGAGAAATCCAGAGTGGATGAGACCTTCGGCAATGCAAGGACAGTCAGAGACTTGGTGTTACGGGCTATTTTTCGAAAGGGGGCATATAAACAGCGTGCTGCCGGTGAAAACTGGCTCGACCATATGAGAATTGAGACCGAGGATCTCGAAGACTTGAACGATGAATCAGAAGACCAACAACCGATGCAACGTCTGGATAATCTTATAGGACTGGAAAATGTGAAAGAGGAAGTGAAAAAGCTATCTTCATTTGTCCGGATACAACAACAAAGAAAACAGCAAGGTCTGCCAACTGTTCCGATTCAATTACACGCAATATTTTCCGGGAATCCCGGAACTGGTAAAACAACCGTTGCCAACATTTATTCACGGATATTAAATGAATGCGGCTTGTTAAAAAGAGGACACCTGGTCGTTGCTTCGCGAAGCGACCTTGTTGCTGGGTTTGTCGGCCAAACTGCCATTAAAACAAAGCAAAAAGTCAGGGAGGCCCTTGGCGGTGTGTTATTCATAGATGAAGCATACAGTCTATACCGAGGGGATAAAGATTTCGGGAAGGAAGCCATTGACACCCTAGTTGACGAGATGACCAAGCACAATGAAAATCTGGTCGTGATACTCGCAGGCTATAGCAGAGAAATGGAGCAGTTCATTTCCAGTAATCCAGGGCTTGAATCCCGTTTTAAAAAATACTTTTACTTCCCGGATTATCAGCCCGAAGATTTGATGAAGATTACCAAGTCCCATCTCGAGGAATATCACTATCACTTAGAAGAAGAAGCGGATCATTACTTGAACGAGCAATATCAGGAACATGAAATTGATGGAAATGCCAGATTTGCAGTCAATCTAGTGGACGAAGCTGTTCAATTCCAGGCTCTTCGTATTATAGAAGAACAACAGGACACTGCTGAAGTGAATCAGCTTTTGACGAAAGAAGACTTTGCCCAGGCCTGGAGTACGATTAGGGGGAAAAGACCATGA
- a CDS encoding acyl-CoA thioesterase: MKTVKTPIKVRYQETDQMGVVYHANYLVWFEIGRTSFIEELGFKYHEMENLGVVSPVVDADLSFKQPIRYGEEAFIDTWIKEYDGLRVSYGYRIYNAEGSTAVTGSTRHVVVKKESFRPVSIRKSLPDWHQAYLDAMKGE, from the coding sequence ATGAAAACAGTGAAAACACCAATAAAGGTGAGATATCAAGAGACCGATCAAATGGGAGTCGTTTACCATGCCAACTATTTGGTGTGGTTTGAAATTGGCCGGACTTCGTTTATTGAAGAATTAGGGTTTAAATATCATGAAATGGAAAACTTAGGGGTTGTATCTCCAGTTGTGGATGCCGATTTATCATTCAAACAACCAATTCGTTACGGAGAAGAAGCATTTATAGATACTTGGATAAAAGAATACGATGGTTTGCGGGTTTCGTACGGTTATCGGATTTATAATGCAGAAGGAAGTACAGCAGTCACAGGTTCCACCAGGCATGTCGTGGTGAAAAAGGAATCTTTCCGACCGGTTTCCATAAGAAAATCCCTTCCAGACTGGCATCAGGCATACCTTGACGCCATGAAAGGAGAATAA
- a CDS encoding HesB/YadR/YfhF family protein: MDLIISESAAQWYIEELELDQNEQVRFFVRYGGVGGHQPGFSLGVTREDPENPTADSTVNGIHFFIEEDDSWYFDGADLQVEMDSEEPQFLYK; the protein is encoded by the coding sequence GTGGATTTAATCATTTCAGAATCAGCCGCACAATGGTATATTGAAGAATTGGAATTAGATCAAAATGAGCAAGTACGTTTCTTTGTACGTTACGGCGGAGTCGGAGGTCATCAGCCTGGGTTTTCACTCGGTGTAACCAGGGAAGATCCTGAAAACCCGACTGCCGATTCAACAGTAAATGGGATTCATTTTTTTATAGAAGAAGATGATTCCTGGTATTTCGACGGCGCTGACCTGCAAGTTGAGATGGACTCCGAGGAACCGCAATTTCTATACAAGTAA